The following coding sequences are from one Mugil cephalus isolate CIBA_MC_2020 chromosome 9, CIBA_Mcephalus_1.1, whole genome shotgun sequence window:
- the serpine2 gene encoding glia-derived nexin, whose protein sequence is MKRLFLFCLYALVTLYGHKGVLAQPPSYGERGSDLGIQVFQQVVRNKPLENVVLSPHGVASILGMLLPGANGETRKQVLNGLRYKKNGPYKMLRKLHKNLTTKSNQDVVLIANGMFSQKGFPMEESFVKTNNDNFQCEMRGLDFSNPNAAADEINKWVNNKTKGHIPSLIKADMLDSALTRLVVVNSIYFKGLWKSRFQPENTKMRPFTGGDGNVYKVPMMSQLSIFNIGIATTPQGLKYKVIELPYHGNVISMLIVVPVEEETPLSTLIPHISTATVKSWTTLMHSRKVRLFIPKFTADAEVDLKAPLSALGITDMFDQAKADFRHLSSEPVYVSKALQKAKIIVNEDGTKAAAATTAILLARSSPPWVSVDRPFLFLIRHNTTGTILFMGQINQP, encoded by the exons ATGAAGCGcctcttcttgttttgtctgtatGCGCTGGTGACCCTGTACGGTCATAAGGGCGTGCTTGCCCAGCCTCCCTCCTACGGTGAACGGGGCTCTGATCTTGGCATACAGGTGTTCCAGCAAGTGGTGCGCAACAAGCCCCTGGAAAATGTGGTGCTCTCGCCTCACGGAGTGGCTTCCATCCTCGGCATGCTGCTGCCGGGGGCCAACGGGGAAACGCGGAAGCAAGTCCTTAATGGGCTCCGTTACAAGAAAAATG GCCCGTACAAGATGCTGAGGAAGCTACACAAGAACTTGACGACCAAGTCCAACCAGGATGTTGTGCTGATTGCCAACGGCATGTTCAGCCAGAAGGGTTTCCCCATGGAGGAGAGCTTTGTGAAaaccaacaacgacaactttcAGTGTGAGATGAGGGGCCTGGACTTCAGCAACCCCAATGCTGCGGCAGATGAAATCAATAAGTGGGTCAACAATAAGACCAAAG GTCACATCCCCAGCTTGATCAAAGCAGACATGCTGGATTCTGCTCTGACCCGCCTGGTCGTTGTCAACTCCATCTACTTCAAAGGCTTGTGGAAGTCCCGCTTCCAGCCCGAGAACACCAAGATGAGACCTTTCACCGGGGGAGACGGGAATGTATACAAGGTCCCAATGATGTCTCAGCTGTCGATCTTCAACATAG GCATTGCCACCACTCCTCAGGGTCTCAAATACAAGGTAATCGAGCTACCCTACCACGGGAATGTCATCAGCATGCTGATCGTCGTGCCCGTCGAAGAGGAAACGCCTCTGTCTACTCTCATCCCACACATCAGCACGGCCACAGTGAAGAGCTGGACTACGCTAATGCACTCAAGGAAAGTCCGCCTCTTCATCCCCAA GTTCACTGCAGACGCAGAGGTAGATTTGAAAGCACCACTGTCTGCACTGGGAATAACAGACATGTTCGATCAGGCCAAAGCCGACTTCAGACACCTGA gttCTGAACCTGTGTATGTATCCAAGGCGCTCCAGAAAGCCAAAATTATTGTGAATGAAGATGgaacaaaagcagcagctgccacta ctgctatTTTGTTGGCACGGTCCTCCCCACCATGGGTTTCAGTGGACAGacctttcctcttcctcatcagACATAACACGACAG GTACCATTCTCTTTATGGGCCAGATCAACCAGCCTTGA